One segment of Carya illinoinensis cultivar Pawnee chromosome 1, C.illinoinensisPawnee_v1, whole genome shotgun sequence DNA contains the following:
- the LOC122276674 gene encoding glucan endo-1,3-beta-glucosidase 6-like, whose protein sequence is MRPVTVDTYLFSLIDEDAKSIDPGNFERHWGVFTYYGVPKYPLNLGATNSGSLVPARNVDFLDRKWCVMKPSAKLDDPQVQPSVSYACGHADCTSLGYGTSCGNLDTRGNISYAFNSYYQRNNQLDTACKFPNLSMITKTDPTVGDCRFGIMIEPYYGGAERTLGCLQMPLSLVSGLGLFLLTLL, encoded by the coding sequence ATGAGACCTGTGACAGTCGATACATATCTATTTAGTTTGATTGATGAGGATGCTAAGAGTATCGATCCAGGAAATTTTGAACGCCACTGGGGGGTATTTACTTATTATGGGGTACCAAAATACCCACTTAACCTTGGTGCCACAAATTCAGGATCCTTGGTTCCGGCAAGAAATGTGGACTTCTTGGATCGCAAGTGGTGTGTGATGAAGCCATCGGCTAAACTTGATGACCCACAAGTACAACCAAGCGTGAGTTATGCCTGTGGACATGCTGATTGCACTAGCCTTGGCTATGGGACATCTTGCGGAAATTTGGATACTCGGGGGAACATCTCTTATGCATTTAACAGTTACTACCAGAGGAATAATCAACTTGATACTGCCTGCAAATTTCCCAACCTTTCGATGATCACTAAAACCGACCCCACGGTTGGAGATTGTAGATTTGGGATAATGATCGAACCATATTATGGAGGTGCAGAGAGGACACTTGGATGTCTCCAAATGCCACTGAGTTTGGTTTCTGGCCTTGGTCTCTTTTTGCTAACACTTCTGTGA